One window of the Rhodothermales bacterium genome contains the following:
- a CDS encoding transglycosylase domain-containing protein: MSDWKFSDDEVRRFMEDPDSRKPRQEGSGGRLGAFLAQPEPRRAAIVLGTIVGLGLITALSIFGYMFSLRDELPPLNEIENPDFQLATIAYTADGEELARFASQNRAWITFDTMSPHLITALVATEDKRFYEHWGMDLWRTASAVTQTILGKVGLPFETQGGSTITQQLARNLYNTRIGRRQTVSRKLKEMVTAVQLEQRYTKQEIIEMYLNTVEFGYNIYGVETASRTFFHKSAADLALDEAAVLVGMLKGTTIYNPYRYPERAQRRRNVVYALMMDQGLMERAAFDTLRTEPVEAFNSSFAITSSIAPYFAQHVKEWMERWGRENGYDVFEDGLVVHTTLDSRMQEMANLALRRQADCLQAAVDFQWSRSSERLYSDKACDYSSLEDYTPFEYYWQAHPEYMEQMIRESPRFRQARANGEDGAALLSRLRGDQVFLDSLKAVKTRLEAGMVAMHPNTGHVKVWIGGRDLATDWFDHVDKAARQPGSTFKPFLYTAAIDNGWSPFYTLLDDSLHYVVDQETGEEWNPTNDGSVSGQMITLRDALARSMNTISARLILEVGPPQVAFIARVMGVTSPLAEVPALALGTSDVTLYEMTTAYATLANGGFRIDPIVVTSIEDAQGNVLYEAEQTPRQALSPETAYTMVDMLRGVVNRGTGQRMRSQFGMSEYDLGGKTGTTQNSADGWFISMHPDLVTGAWVGFNDRRVTFRTDWWGQGAHNALLVVGDFHQQLKSAGGEFISADNRFPPPPVLYQEEISPLRDLDNRRLRDRVGW, encoded by the coding sequence ATGTCCGACTGGAAATTCTCTGACGATGAGGTCCGCCGCTTCATGGAGGACCCCGATAGCCGCAAACCCCGCCAGGAAGGCTCTGGTGGTCGCCTCGGTGCGTTTCTGGCCCAGCCAGAGCCGCGGCGCGCCGCCATTGTGCTTGGCACGATTGTCGGCCTCGGGCTGATCACCGCGCTCTCGATATTCGGCTACATGTTCTCGCTGCGCGACGAATTGCCGCCGCTGAACGAGATCGAAAACCCGGACTTCCAGCTTGCGACCATCGCCTACACGGCAGATGGAGAAGAACTGGCTCGGTTCGCATCGCAAAACCGGGCGTGGATCACGTTCGATACGATGTCCCCGCACCTGATCACGGCACTGGTGGCCACGGAGGACAAGCGGTTCTACGAGCACTGGGGCATGGACCTCTGGCGGACCGCATCGGCCGTGACCCAAACTATTCTGGGTAAAGTTGGTCTTCCCTTCGAAACGCAGGGCGGATCCACCATTACCCAGCAGCTGGCCCGGAATCTGTACAACACGCGGATCGGGCGGCGACAGACGGTGAGTCGCAAGCTCAAGGAAATGGTGACGGCGGTGCAGCTGGAGCAGCGCTATACCAAGCAGGAAATCATCGAGATGTATCTGAACACCGTTGAGTTCGGGTACAACATCTATGGGGTCGAAACTGCCTCGCGCACATTCTTCCATAAGTCTGCGGCCGATCTGGCGCTGGATGAGGCCGCGGTGCTCGTGGGCATGCTGAAAGGCACCACCATTTACAACCCGTATCGCTATCCGGAGCGCGCGCAGCGCCGGCGAAACGTGGTGTATGCCCTGATGATGGATCAGGGTCTGATGGAGCGCGCCGCATTCGACACCCTGCGCACGGAGCCAGTGGAGGCGTTCAACTCATCGTTTGCCATCACGTCCAGCATTGCTCCGTACTTCGCGCAGCATGTGAAGGAGTGGATGGAGCGATGGGGTCGCGAGAACGGATACGACGTGTTCGAGGACGGGCTGGTGGTTCACACGACGCTCGACTCCCGCATGCAGGAAATGGCGAATCTGGCGCTTCGTCGTCAGGCCGATTGCCTGCAGGCGGCGGTGGATTTCCAGTGGTCGCGGTCCTCCGAGCGGCTGTACTCCGACAAGGCCTGTGACTACTCGAGTCTTGAGGACTACACCCCGTTCGAGTACTACTGGCAGGCGCACCCGGAGTACATGGAGCAGATGATCCGGGAGAGCCCGCGCTTCCGGCAGGCCCGTGCGAATGGAGAAGACGGCGCGGCGCTGCTGAGTCGGCTCCGCGGAGACCAGGTCTTCCTGGACTCACTCAAGGCGGTGAAGACGCGCCTGGAGGCCGGCATGGTCGCCATGCACCCGAACACCGGCCACGTGAAAGTGTGGATCGGCGGCCGGGATCTGGCTACCGACTGGTTTGACCATGTGGACAAGGCGGCCCGGCAGCCCGGCTCCACATTCAAGCCGTTCCTGTACACGGCGGCCATCGACAACGGGTGGTCACCCTTCTACACACTGCTGGACGACAGCCTGCACTACGTGGTCGATCAGGAAACGGGCGAAGAGTGGAATCCCACCAACGACGGTTCGGTCTCCGGTCAGATGATCACCCTCCGGGACGCGTTGGCCCGGTCCATGAATACCATCTCCGCCAGACTCATCCTTGAGGTGGGTCCGCCGCAGGTCGCGTTCATCGCGCGGGTGATGGGCGTGACGTCACCGCTGGCTGAGGTGCCGGCGCTGGCACTGGGCACATCGGACGTGACGCTGTACGAAATGACCACGGCGTATGCGACGCTTGCCAACGGCGGATTTCGCATCGACCCGATCGTGGTGACCAGCATCGAGGATGCGCAGGGCAATGTGCTGTACGAAGCGGAGCAGACGCCGCGACAGGCGCTGAGCCCCGAGACGGCCTATACCATGGTCGATATGCTGCGCGGAGTGGTCAATCGGGGCACCGGGCAGCGCATGCGGTCCCAGTTCGGCATGAGCGAGTATGACCTCGGAGGCAAGACCGGAACGACGCAGAATTCGGCCGATGGGTGGTTCATCTCGATGCACCCTGATCTAGTGACCGGCGCGTGGGTGGGCTTCAATGACCGTCGCGTAACCTTCCGGACCGACTGGTGGGGACAGGGCGCGCACAACGCGTTGCTGGTGGTCGGAGATTTCCACCAGCAGCTCAAGAGCGCTGGCGGAGAGTTCATCTCGGCGGACAATCGATTCCCGCCGCCGCCTGTGCTCTATCAGGAGGAGATTTCACCGTTGCGGGATCTGGACAACCGGAGACTGCGGGACCGGGTCGGCTGGTAG
- the ispE gene encoding 4-(cytidine 5'-diphospho)-2-C-methyl-D-erythritol kinase, translating to MTVTAPAKINLGLHVLRVRPDGYRDIDTVFVRIPWCDEVSYVPAEGRSMTCNDPALPTGDGNLCMKAALLLAERTGRTDGWRLHLEKRVPYGAGLGSGSSDAAAVLRMLGQAWDVAEPTLTDVAAAVGSDVPFFLGPPVARGTGRGEELQPLEWQCPYPLVVAVPPVHVPTGEAYQMVQPRDQGRAELVPLIKSNDHKRWRTRLVNDFQEPVAGRWSKIRAALDMIREDGALYAAMSGSGSSVFGLCDSEEHADALADRLRQSGCRVWAGFAEGA from the coding sequence ATGACGGTCACCGCCCCCGCCAAAATCAACCTCGGCCTGCACGTGCTGCGCGTGCGGCCAGACGGCTATCGGGATATCGACACCGTCTTCGTTCGCATTCCCTGGTGCGATGAGGTGTCGTACGTACCGGCGGAGGGGAGGTCGATGACGTGCAACGATCCGGCCCTGCCTACTGGCGATGGCAATCTCTGCATGAAAGCCGCGCTGCTGCTCGCGGAGCGTACCGGAAGAACCGACGGCTGGCGTCTGCACCTGGAAAAGCGCGTGCCGTACGGTGCCGGCCTCGGCAGCGGGTCTTCCGACGCCGCGGCGGTGCTGCGCATGCTGGGGCAGGCCTGGGATGTTGCGGAGCCCACACTTACCGATGTCGCAGCGGCCGTAGGATCCGACGTGCCGTTCTTCCTCGGACCGCCGGTGGCGCGTGGCACCGGGCGCGGGGAAGAGCTGCAGCCCCTCGAATGGCAATGCCCCTATCCGTTGGTGGTGGCCGTACCCCCCGTGCACGTACCCACCGGCGAAGCGTACCAGATGGTGCAGCCCCGAGATCAGGGTCGCGCCGAACTGGTACCGCTGATCAAGTCGAACGACCACAAGCGGTGGCGCACCAGGCTCGTGAATGATTTCCAGGAGCCGGTAGCCGGCCGATGGTCGAAGATCAGGGCAGCACTGGACATGATCCGCGAGGACGGTGCGCTCTACGCCGCGATGAGCGGTTCAGGCTCCTCCGTGTTCGGGTTGTGCGATTCCGAGGAGCATGCGGATGCGCTGGCGGATCGGCTCCGGCAGTCGGGGTGTCGCGTGTGGGCGGGATTCGCCGAGGGGGCGTAG
- a CDS encoding SLBB domain-containing protein: MRRLIGCLALTVSLVLTDAALVRDAAAQVTSSNGVTNPLQLLRQRMGESMVASSLLPLEGSVDPSEYRVGPGDFFTVVISSLEGSAAPIPVSADGRLPLPEAGSIEVGGLTLEEARERAITALREAFGRVPVDVTLSQPRQFYVHVSGSVPTPGRILALPVSRVSSALEFAFADTTRTPLTNPNLRPALRNVTLVSRDGTESRLDLMQYFSAGRTEHNPFLQDGDVVFVPSYDPAFEAVSVDGAVPFPGLYDARPNDTLADVLRAAGVTQVPSHIRAVRIQRGSESISVPANRAFTSQTGVRARDNISLAAERTPGGTAGVEGWVMHPGTYSIEQGATTVRELLELAGGLRDEALPRGAILERRALPDPMTGVQPENRLTPAPDLSNLMRADTLAIMQQLRLTDLDFLSRAYFAQELRTQNRVSVDLEAVLSGAAEPVTLRDGDRLIVPRDEHTVYVAGQVIRPGFVLHVEGRTVDYFIDAAGGRGAFASDVYLVRAGTGEVVAGTGTQVGSGDVIFVDRATDLAENAEMQRLVIAEQSARADARIRVAQTVVQSIGTLATLVALVVSLRRQ; this comes from the coding sequence ATGCGCCGGCTGATTGGCTGCCTGGCTCTGACTGTCTCCCTGGTTCTGACGGACGCCGCGCTGGTCCGCGACGCGGCCGCCCAGGTCACAAGCTCCAACGGTGTCACCAACCCGTTGCAGCTGCTCCGTCAACGCATGGGAGAAAGCATGGTGGCCTCGAGCCTGCTCCCCCTCGAAGGCTCCGTCGACCCTTCCGAGTATCGCGTCGGCCCCGGCGACTTCTTCACGGTGGTCATCAGTTCCCTCGAAGGCTCTGCCGCGCCGATCCCCGTTTCGGCCGATGGGCGCCTGCCGCTTCCCGAAGCGGGCAGTATTGAGGTCGGCGGACTCACGCTCGAAGAAGCCCGCGAACGTGCCATCACCGCACTGCGCGAGGCATTCGGTCGCGTACCGGTGGACGTGACCCTCTCCCAGCCACGCCAATTCTATGTGCACGTGTCGGGCTCGGTGCCGACCCCGGGCCGCATCCTGGCTCTGCCGGTCAGCCGGGTCTCGAGCGCACTTGAATTCGCCTTTGCCGACACGACGCGGACACCGCTGACCAACCCGAACCTGCGCCCGGCCCTGCGCAACGTCACCCTGGTCAGCCGAGACGGCACCGAGTCCCGGCTGGATCTCATGCAGTATTTCTCGGCCGGGCGTACCGAACACAATCCCTTCCTGCAGGATGGGGACGTGGTTTTCGTGCCCAGCTACGACCCGGCGTTCGAGGCCGTCAGTGTTGATGGCGCGGTCCCCTTCCCGGGCCTCTACGATGCCCGCCCGAACGACACCCTTGCCGATGTGCTCCGTGCCGCCGGAGTGACGCAGGTCCCATCGCACATACGCGCCGTGCGCATCCAGCGCGGGTCCGAATCCATCTCGGTGCCGGCAAACCGGGCCTTCACGAGCCAAACCGGTGTCCGCGCCCGCGACAACATCTCCCTCGCCGCCGAGCGCACTCCTGGCGGCACGGCTGGTGTCGAAGGCTGGGTCATGCACCCGGGCACCTACTCCATCGAACAGGGCGCGACCACGGTTCGCGAATTGCTCGAACTCGCCGGCGGCCTGCGGGACGAAGCGCTGCCTCGGGGTGCGATCCTGGAACGGCGCGCGCTGCCCGATCCGATGACCGGTGTGCAGCCGGAGAATCGCCTGACGCCGGCGCCGGACCTGTCCAATCTGATGCGCGCGGACACGCTCGCGATCATGCAGCAGCTGCGCCTCACCGACCTCGACTTTCTGAGTCGGGCCTATTTCGCGCAGGAGCTGCGCACCCAGAACCGGGTTTCGGTGGACCTGGAGGCCGTTTTGAGTGGCGCTGCCGAGCCGGTAACGCTGCGTGACGGCGACCGGCTCATCGTGCCCCGCGACGAACACACGGTCTACGTGGCCGGACAGGTGATACGCCCGGGCTTTGTGCTGCACGTCGAAGGTCGCACCGTGGACTATTTCATTGACGCGGCGGGCGGGCGCGGGGCGTTCGCGTCCGACGTGTACCTGGTGCGCGCCGGCACCGGAGAGGTGGTCGCCGGCACCGGCACGCAGGTCGGCTCCGGAGACGTCATCTTCGTGGACCGCGCCACAGACCTGGCCGAAAACGCCGAAATGCAGCGTCTGGTCATCGCAGAACAAAGCGCGCGCGCCGACGCCCGCATTCGTGTGGCCCAGACGGTGGTGCAATCCATCGGCACGCTGGCCACGCTTGTCGCCCTCGTAGTCAGCCTGAGACGCCAGTAG
- a CDS encoding oligosaccharide flippase family protein codes for MSPGHESGPGGDAADRGGASDSGAATGRGGTTAGGATTERGGATPPPGSHPTPPRPQGIARNITWLGFGSAAVSPLWFFFISYLCIRNLSADAYGLMNWALWLMIIATSATDLGLNDFVTREVARQRDQAWRYFSNFVLFRGVFGVIIVVTVLLVAQLVGAGEDRLTALGLAGVYALCTFLIGFCRVFFRAFEVLKYESISIVLEKVLVLTVGTAALLATRTATGTLAGMTIGMVLALAGTFGFVAYRIAPFEFKVVKAGFLKEKLLIAAPLGVFAVAVVASQRLGPVILDFFEGQTAVGRFGAAYRIVEAMMLLPALATAAFLPRMSSAWGRGNRKEYHNLVLKAAGGLTAATAFIGLLVGVGGHALMDWVADGDITYDGAGTILRWLGLAYPLMGLNSVLSVSLIAADAQSFLARFMSTATLASALLFVAFIWQFGVWGLIGVLIALWAFTSVALWARIRVLVRQ; via the coding sequence ATGAGCCCGGGCCACGAGAGCGGGCCGGGCGGCGATGCGGCCGACCGCGGCGGCGCTAGCGACTCTGGCGCTGCGACCGGGCGCGGCGGCACTACCGCCGGCGGCGCTACAACCGAGCGCGGCGGCGCCACACCCCCGCCCGGCTCCCACCCCACCCCGCCGCGGCCGCAGGGCATCGCACGCAACATCACCTGGCTGGGGTTCGGCAGCGCCGCCGTTTCCCCGCTGTGGTTCTTCTTCATCAGCTACCTGTGCATCCGCAATCTCTCAGCGGACGCCTACGGACTGATGAACTGGGCGCTGTGGCTGATGATTATCGCCACATCGGCCACCGACCTCGGCCTGAATGACTTCGTCACCCGCGAGGTGGCCCGCCAGCGCGATCAGGCCTGGCGCTATTTCTCCAACTTTGTGCTCTTCCGCGGGGTATTCGGGGTCATCATCGTAGTAACCGTGTTGCTGGTGGCGCAGCTGGTCGGCGCGGGAGAAGACCGTCTCACTGCCCTCGGACTGGCGGGCGTCTACGCGCTCTGCACCTTTCTCATCGGTTTCTGCCGCGTGTTTTTCCGCGCTTTTGAGGTGCTCAAGTACGAGTCCATCTCCATCGTGCTGGAGAAGGTGCTTGTGCTCACCGTCGGCACCGCGGCGCTGCTGGCGACCCGCACCGCGACCGGCACGCTGGCGGGCATGACCATCGGTATGGTGCTGGCGTTGGCCGGAACGTTCGGGTTTGTCGCCTACCGCATCGCCCCCTTCGAGTTCAAGGTCGTAAAAGCGGGCTTCCTGAAGGAAAAACTGCTCATCGCGGCTCCTCTGGGCGTGTTTGCCGTGGCGGTTGTGGCCTCGCAGCGCCTGGGTCCGGTGATCCTGGATTTTTTTGAGGGGCAGACAGCCGTGGGCCGATTTGGCGCGGCTTACCGAATTGTGGAGGCGATGATGTTGCTCCCGGCCCTGGCGACGGCGGCATTCCTGCCGCGCATGTCTTCTGCATGGGGCCGCGGCAACCGGAAGGAGTATCACAACCTGGTCCTGAAGGCCGCAGGTGGACTCACGGCCGCGACCGCGTTCATCGGCCTGCTGGTAGGCGTGGGTGGGCACGCGCTCATGGACTGGGTCGCCGACGGCGACATCACGTACGATGGCGCGGGCACCATCCTGCGCTGGCTCGGCCTCGCGTATCCGCTCATGGGGCTGAACTCGGTGCTGTCCGTCTCCCTGATTGCCGCCGATGCCCAGAGCTTCCTGGCCCGCTTCATGAGCACGGCCACCCTCGCCTCCGCCCTTCTCTTCGTGGCGTTCATCTGGCAATTCGGTGTCTGGGGGCTCATTGGCGTGCTGATCGCCCTGTGGGCGTTCACCTCTGTCGCCCTCTGGGCGCGCATCCGCGTGCTCGTCCGCCAATGA
- a CDS encoding glycosyltransferase has translation MSARLMLFDLYAGGHHRAYLEMLARAWVAGKREGRLDIFMPEALARDHPDFRAWLEAQDEKRIRAIRREVHLPEGDMGLRGVLANDAEHGRVLSELIARHKPQHVLAMYWDHLQASLAQRRLPRTTPISGIYFRPSFHYDGEPLTIRLRKRWLLRAAMSHPAVHRVLSLDPWATDAVRDPRMVAIPDGFDPVAGGASREEILGRWGLKPDTRVLLFFGVISARKGIHEALAAMPNLRTPATLVLSGRIPPGERGDVQSALASVDFPVIHDDRYVPDAEVQDQFAAADAVLVAYRRHIGSSNVLIRAAAAATPAVGPTYGMTGRQIMTHRLGETVDTADSAALAGAIDRVLRGESGFDAERARAFAAANTADRFAERVFAEVLGP, from the coding sequence ATGAGTGCGCGCCTGATGCTTTTCGACCTGTACGCGGGCGGCCACCACCGCGCGTACCTGGAGATGCTCGCGCGGGCGTGGGTGGCAGGAAAACGTGAAGGCCGCCTGGACATCTTCATGCCGGAGGCCCTGGCTCGCGATCACCCGGACTTTCGTGCGTGGCTGGAGGCGCAGGATGAGAAACGCATACGCGCCATCCGCCGGGAGGTCCACCTTCCGGAGGGCGACATGGGCCTGCGCGGCGTACTCGCCAATGACGCCGAACACGGCAGGGTGCTCTCGGAGCTCATCGCCCGACACAAGCCGCAACACGTGCTGGCCATGTACTGGGACCACCTGCAGGCGTCTCTCGCGCAGCGCCGCCTCCCGCGTACCACGCCGATTTCGGGCATCTACTTCCGGCCCTCCTTCCACTACGACGGCGAACCGCTCACAATCCGCCTCCGCAAACGCTGGCTGCTCCGCGCGGCCATGAGCCACCCCGCCGTGCATCGGGTGCTGAGCCTGGACCCCTGGGCGACCGACGCCGTGCGCGACCCGAGGATGGTAGCCATTCCTGACGGCTTCGACCCGGTGGCCGGAGGCGCATCCCGTGAGGAGATTCTCGGGCGATGGGGTCTGAAGCCCGATACCCGCGTGCTGCTGTTCTTTGGCGTGATCAGCGCCCGCAAGGGCATTCATGAGGCGCTGGCGGCCATGCCCAACCTCCGGACTCCGGCCACGCTCGTGCTCTCCGGTCGCATCCCGCCGGGTGAACGCGGCGATGTGCAGTCAGCGCTGGCATCCGTAGACTTCCCGGTCATCCACGACGACCGGTACGTACCCGATGCCGAAGTGCAGGATCAGTTCGCGGCTGCCGACGCAGTGCTCGTGGCCTATCGCAGGCACATCGGGTCCAGCAACGTGCTTATCCGGGCCGCAGCGGCCGCCACGCCGGCTGTGGGCCCCACCTACGGCATGACCGGTCGCCAGATCATGACCCACCGTCTCGGTGAGACGGTCGATACGGCAGACTCGGCCGCTCTTGCGGGTGCCATCGACCGGGTCCTTCGCGGTGAAAGTGGCTTTGACGCCGAGCGCGCGCGTGCATTCGCCGCCGCCAACACCGCGGACCGATTCGCGGAGCGCGTCTTCGCGGAGGTGCTGGGTCCATGA
- a CDS encoding glycosyltransferase family 4 protein: MKRLVVQWPRLGPYHLARLRALYRQFSEAGIELIALETASRDEVYAWREEQADEPFKRVQVFPGRTFDEIPPGDMHSEVTAALNRLQPDAVAIHTYSFPDSRACVAWCRKHRRGAVVMTDSKQDDAARSWPREFIKRRVLSAYDAAVTAGSRSRAYLESLGFPGERIWLGYDVVDNDYFARAAADAPRPAGLHRPYFLASNRFILRKNLPLLLDAYAAYRVLVDQPWDLVMLGDGPLRPVLESASPEGVRFEGFRQIDEIPGYYAHAEAFVHPAEVDQWALVINEAMACGLPIIASTGAGATHDLVGGGVNGFAFEPEDRRALRESLRAMHDVDRDAMGEASRRIIAEWGPELFAASMLSAARAAAEAGNRRFGPVQRLVLTTLRLATRSTTSFHAIES, translated from the coding sequence ATGAAACGACTCGTCGTTCAGTGGCCACGCCTGGGCCCCTACCATCTTGCCCGCCTGCGCGCGCTTTACCGACAGTTTTCGGAAGCCGGCATCGAACTCATCGCCCTGGAAACCGCCTCCCGGGATGAGGTCTACGCCTGGCGGGAAGAGCAGGCCGACGAGCCCTTCAAGCGGGTTCAGGTCTTCCCCGGGCGCACCTTCGACGAAATCCCGCCGGGCGATATGCACAGCGAGGTCACCGCGGCGTTGAATCGGCTGCAGCCGGACGCGGTGGCCATCCACACGTACTCGTTTCCGGATTCGCGCGCGTGCGTGGCGTGGTGCCGGAAGCATCGCCGCGGTGCCGTGGTCATGACGGATTCCAAGCAGGACGATGCGGCCCGGTCGTGGCCGCGCGAGTTCATCAAGCGCCGGGTGTTGTCGGCCTATGATGCTGCCGTCACGGCCGGCTCGCGATCCCGGGCGTATCTGGAGTCGCTGGGCTTTCCGGGCGAGCGCATCTGGCTGGGCTACGACGTGGTAGACAACGACTACTTTGCCCGGGCGGCAGCAGATGCGCCGCGGCCGGCAGGACTGCATCGCCCGTATTTCCTGGCGTCCAATCGGTTCATCCTGCGCAAGAATCTGCCGCTGCTGCTGGATGCGTATGCGGCGTACCGGGTGCTGGTGGATCAGCCCTGGGACCTGGTGATGCTGGGCGACGGCCCGCTGCGGCCGGTGCTGGAGTCGGCCTCGCCGGAGGGTGTTCGGTTCGAGGGATTCCGGCAAATCGACGAAATCCCGGGCTATTACGCGCACGCGGAAGCGTTTGTGCACCCGGCTGAGGTGGATCAATGGGCGCTGGTGATCAACGAGGCGATGGCGTGCGGCTTGCCGATCATCGCGTCGACCGGAGCCGGAGCCACGCATGATCTGGTCGGTGGGGGTGTGAATGGTTTTGCGTTCGAACCGGAGGACCGACGCGCCCTGCGGGAGTCTCTGCGCGCGATGCACGACGTGGACCGCGATGCAATGGGCGAGGCGTCCCGGCGCATCATCGCCGAATGGGGCCCGGAGTTGTTCGCGGCCTCCATGCTGTCGGCCGCGCGGGCAGCGGCCGAGGCAGGAAATCGCAGATTTGGACCCGTGCAGCGCCTGGTGCTGACAACCCTGCGACTGGCCACGCGTTCGACCACCTCGTTCCACGCCATCGAATCGTGA
- a CDS encoding FkbM family methyltransferase, with product MSRLKQLRKTAGVLLAPGGVKAMRTWKPFSLTAFHMMRRLRSEPVEFRTVIDGGANAGQFSRAALETFPGVRLVAFEPLPEVAATLRKNLAGTDATIIETALGAESGTLEFHRNAYSLSSSALPLHDNHKEAFPDAQEQETIQVPVARLDDLLDPAGLVAPSLLKLDLQGYEIPALDGAPELLKHIDYLLVETAFRPLYEGEALFPELHAYLQARGFRFLRPLDVLEDPAGAIVQMDALFVRNGSRYAPMF from the coding sequence GTGAGCAGGCTCAAACAACTACGCAAGACGGCCGGTGTGCTGCTGGCGCCCGGCGGCGTCAAGGCCATGCGGACCTGGAAGCCGTTCAGCCTGACGGCGTTTCACATGATGCGGCGGCTGCGGTCGGAGCCGGTGGAGTTCCGCACGGTGATTGACGGCGGGGCCAATGCAGGACAGTTTTCGCGGGCGGCGCTGGAGACGTTTCCGGGTGTGCGGCTGGTGGCGTTCGAACCCTTGCCGGAGGTGGCTGCGACGCTGCGCAAGAACCTGGCGGGCACCGACGCCACGATTATAGAGACCGCTCTCGGGGCCGAGTCGGGCACGCTGGAGTTTCATCGGAACGCCTATTCGCTGTCGTCATCGGCGCTGCCGCTGCACGACAACCACAAGGAGGCATTTCCGGACGCGCAGGAGCAGGAGACCATCCAGGTGCCGGTGGCGCGACTAGACGACCTGCTGGATCCTGCGGGGCTCGTGGCGCCTTCGCTGTTGAAGCTTGACCTGCAGGGCTACGAAATTCCTGCTCTGGACGGTGCGCCGGAGTTGCTCAAGCACATCGACTACCTGCTTGTTGAGACCGCCTTTCGGCCGTTGTACGAGGGAGAAGCGCTATTTCCGGAGTTGCATGCTTACCTGCAGGCTCGCGGATTCCGGTTCCTGCGGCCGCTGGATGTGCTGGAAGATCCGGCGGGGGCGATTGTGCAGATGGACGCGCTGTTTGTGCGGAACGGGTCTCGGTACGCTCCGATGTTTTGA